acctgaaaatttgtaaGTCATGAGCCAAACAGCCGAGCAAGAAAACAATTTGATACTAGTGGACCAAGGAGTTCATGATTTTTATAAAGCCAAAGTCATTGCTCAAAATCCAAAGTTTACATATAACATAAATAAATTCCACAACTTGCTAGTGACACAGTATCATAGGTTCACAACTGTCAATAATGCGCCCCTTCCTAAGGTATCATAAACTATGCAAAACACgccctagtaaggtatcaaaatCTAGTTCCCGAACTATACACCATTACTAAATGTTTCATAGGTCAGAGCTCACTAGGAATTCTTATGTCTAAAATAATTACTTGATCcatagtttttaaaataaaagcagtgcaaaaaAATTTAAcagatttcaaaataaaaataaaagtgtgaagagttaacttaccttgaCACTCACAACCACTTTAACAATTTATCACTTCACACAGAGAAATCCAACCTTTGTAGTTATTATTAAAAACTAACATAATTAATTATCCTCATACACACTAATACACAAACCAGGcaaaagataatatatatataaaattatatatacacAAAAAAAGAACTCTAAAACAAAAACCAGGCAaaagataatatatataaaattatataaacaCAAAATAAGGACTCTAAAATAAAAACCAGGCAATAAAAACAACATATAGAGAGAGCTGCAATACAAAATCAGCGAACATTATAAAATAACATGTGTTGCAATACAAAACGAGGcaacaaaataatataaaaaaaaaactaaatataatgaAATATTATACTAACAAGAATTTACTAAAtaagtttttaaaaattatacgAGTCAATTAATACTATTACTACCATTTTCTAAAAACACacataagtaaaaaaaaattaaataaataaacatgtATGTACatatactaataaaatataattaaaattttcTAGAATGAATAAATGATtgatcaatttataaaataaaactaaCAAAGAGACTTATAAAAGAGAATAAAATCATCACATATGTCATTAACATAATAATAAAAACACTAATAATAATAtctcataaaataaataaacagttacatattaataatcttttataaaaataatacacataattaaCTATTTTTCACATTTATCACGTTAACAACATAATTTAACAAAATTATATAAAAGGAGTTAACCAGAAATATGAGATGTACATAATATTTCTTTTCACAAATCATTGTCTTTAAAATTAAAGACTACTTTTAAAAAGAGCATTAAGTATTTAACAAAATATCAAtgtataataaaatatataaatcaacAAGCACATATGTTAAGTATTAAAAATAACTTGACCATTACATAAAAGAATACAGTACAACAATGAGTAACCTAAAACACACACGTTGAAAAGAAAATCGAGAGAAAAGAAAAGTACGTGAGAAAGAAGAGACTGTGCAACAAACAAATGAACTaaattaaatctatttatttaCAAATCTAACGTACTGTACTCCTAAGTTAATCACCCTCCACTATTTTCAAAACTAACTCATATCTGTATTTTTAAAGTTTAACTCATATCTTATCTATTAGTAACAGGTTTTGACCAAGTAAAGAAAACAACTAAATGTTTCAAATTATGTacattttttcttttttttttttaaaataaagcACATTAAAATTTTTACTACTTGTATATATTAAATCACTAGACTTACATAAACATATGTATTTAATAAAAAAACACTGGTTtttacattctaccctccttaaaaaaaaatttgtccccaaattttaataaaaaaaatcaaagtgtaACACATAATCATTGAAAGAAATTGATCGCCTAACTCAATCTTGCTTAGGTGTATGCTGGTCGAATAAGAGATGCCAACGTGGCCTTATTTGTATTGTCTTTGTTACGATTTGGATCACGCTTTGGACATTCAGAAATCTTATGTCCCTTCTCTCCACAACTAAAACAAACAAGCTCCAATGTTCCAACGACAGTCTTTATCCAAGTGATTTTTGCCACACCTTGAACATGTCACCTTGTTCCCTGAAGCGTTTCGAGAAAAATTTCCACCATTTCCTCGATTATTGAACTTTCTCGGGGGATCATTCTCGTTAAATCTACCTGTAGGCTCACATCTCTTCTTAGCCTCAGAGTCTTTCTTTCATTCGTCTCCCACTAGCCCCCTCTCGACTATTAAAGCCTTGTTCAACACCATCTTGTAGCTGTTTAGCTCAAAAGCAGCCACATGCCTCTTAATCTCATTACGTAATCCTTCCTCAAATCTACGTGCCCTATTAATCTCGCCCGCCACCAAAGTTGGCATATACTTAGCCAAACGGGCGAATTCAGCCTCATATTCCGAGACAGTTTGCTTTTCTCCTTGTTCCAACCTTATAAAATCGCACTCCAACTTAGCTGGTACCGTCCTGGGAAAATACTTCTCCTTAAATGACTCCTTAAAAGTTTCCCAAGTGTATGCTCTGGAAGCCTCTTCTTCATTATTTTCACCGCATCTTTTCTCTATTAGCCACCAGTCGTAAGCACTTCCTTGGAGTTGGTAGCTTGCCAAATTAACCTTCTGCTCGTCCGTACTTCCCAGTAACTCAAAAATCTTCTCCATCTCTTGTAGCCACTTATCCACTTCTGAAGGATTTGTAGATCCTTCAAAAACTGGAGGAGTTAGCCTCTTAAATTCAGATATCAAACTCCTAGGTCCATTTTGCTGGTTCCCTACCAATGTCGCCAATGTGTCTGCCAATTGAGTCATCATGTGCGCACCTTCATCAGTGTTACTTCTATGACGAGGCATGATTCCTACATAATTTATTCACTGCTCAATCTTGGAATAACTATATAATATACAAGATTTATGtacacatatatataaattaaaacatATCTTATTAATAGAAACCTCAAAATGGTACAAGTTTTTTTTTAACCATAGAAATTCAAAACGACAGTCATCTTTATTATAGATGATTTCCAATAGATATTACTTAAGATTCACTAACAAGGACACTAATCAGATGAGTAGTTATCTGAAGGGGAGGAACTTGCTGATGGTGGATACTCATAATAACCTCCTTCCCTCAAAACATTCCCTATCACTGCAACATTCCTTCTCACTTCTACCTGGACCTGTTTTGTGAAACTATTAACGTACTTCTTATCCCTCTTACTAACATATCTACCCCTCAATGAAGAATTCCGAAATCTTTCACATCCTCCTAACACATTTTATCGCAATACTAATAGTGGGTGTTCTGCTCTCTCTACTTTCAAGTGTGCCTCCTCCAAATCAGCTCGGAGACTTTCTATCTCCATTTCAAGGTCAGTCTTTTTAGAATGCTCATTAATGGTCTCTCCGGGATTTTCGTGAATTGATTCCTCACTATCAGAAGCATGTTCAaagttgttgacagaatcatcacTATCTGAGCTAGGGTCATAGTTTGACGATGGTAGTGGTGAACTATCAATGGGATCCTCGATGTCAGACATTTCGACCTCAACATATTCATCTGCCATCTACAAAATTCTAAGTCAATAAATTAATTAGTATCTTTAAAATATACGTAGCAAAATTCATAACTCAAGCAGTCTACAGGAAGCTAACCTAAGCTCTGAATACCAGCTGTAATACCACAACTTTTTATACAACAACTATACTTAGATATCAAACTTTATTCATACTTAAAACAAGTCTCATATAAGCAAATAAGATTCTGAAATCCAACTCAGAAATAGTATCATATAGCTGAAATAAAGACAAATACAGAGAGACGCAGCTCTAAGATAAGACActatcactaaaatattattacAATAAGCTGAAGCCAAATGCATTTCCTTGTCCATTCCAGAAGTTTAGCACGTGAAAATTTGTAAGTCATGAGCGaaacagcccagcaagaaaacaattcGACACTAGTGGACCAAGGAGTTCATGATTTTTATATAGCcaaaatcattgctcaaaatcaaAAGTTTACATATAACATATATAAATTCCACAGTTCAACAAGGtcacaaatacctggtgacacaggATCATAGGTTCACAACTGTCAATAATGTGCcccttactaaggtatcataAATTGTGCAATGCACgccctagtaaggtatcaaaatCTAGTTCCGAAACTATACACAATTACTAAATGTTTCATAGGTCAGAGCTCACTCGGAATTCTTATGTCTAAAACAATTACTTGATCCATAGTTGTTAAAATAAAAGCAGTACAAAAATATTTAAcagatttcaaaataaaaataaaagtatgAAGAGTTAACTTAACTTGACACTGACAACCACTTTAACAATTTTTCACTTCACGCAGAGAAATCCAACCTATGTAGTTATTATTAAAAACAAACCTAATTAATTATCCTAATACACTCTAATACACAAACCAGGcaaaagataatatatatatatatatatatatataaaattatatatacacAAAAAAGGACTCTAAAACAAAAACCAGGCAaaagataatatatataaaattatatgtACACAAAATAAGGACTCTAAAACAAAAACCATGCAATAAAAATAACATATACAGAGAGCTGCAATACAAAATCAGCCAACATTATAAAATAACATGTGTTGGAATATAAAACCAGGCAACAAGataatataaaaaaaactaaatataatgaAATATTATACTAACATGAATTTACTAAAtgagtttttaaaaattatacaagTCAATTAATACTATTACTACCATTTTCTAAAAACACacataagtaaaaaaaaaattaaataaataaacatgtATGTACATATACTAAtgaaatataattaataatttctgGAATGAATAAATGATTgatcaatttataaaatataactaACAAAAACAGAGACTTATAAAAGAGAATAAAATCATCACATATGTCATTAACATAATAATAAAAATACTAATAATAATAtctcataaaataaataaacagtTACATATTAacaatcttttataaaaataatacacataattaaCTATTTTTCACATTTATCACTTAACAACATAATTTAACAAAATCATATAAAAGGAGTTAACCAGAAATATCAATGTACATAATATTTCTTTTcacaaatcattctcttttaaaTTAAAGACTACTTTTAAACAGAGGATTAAGTATTTAACAAAATATCAAtgtataataaaatatataaatcacacatatattaagtattaaaaataaCTTGACCATTACATAAATGAATACATGACAACAATGAGTAACCTAAAACACACAGTTCAAAAGAAAATCTAGACAAAAGAAAAGTACATGAGAAAGAAGAGAGTTGTGCAAGAAACAAATGAACTAAATTACATCTATTTATTTACAAAGCTAACTTACTGTACTCCTAAGTTCCTAAGTTAATGTCACCCTCCACTATTTTCAAAACTAACTCATATCTGTATTTTTAATGTTTAACTCATATCTTATCTATTAGTAACAGGTTTTGACCAAGTAAAGAAAATAACTAAACTTTTCAAATTATGTacattttttcttttcttttttttaaaacaaaGCACATTAACATTTTTACTACTTGTATATATTAAATCACTAGACTtacataaacatatattttattaaaaacaacTGGTTTTTACAGACTCTGTTAGCGGCTCTAAACACCTTGTTTTCATCTGACATTTTTATggtagctaggtctctgattcaACTAAGTCTCCACCTAATTTCACCGTAACAAAcctatttatgaatttattaaaaatttggAGGCGTACAGAGTTTCTGTGGAGTAGAGCTGCCAAgatgttgttatgtgtttttatATGTTTAATTGTTTAAAAAACTTTTGTTTGCACTTGATATTAAATGAGAATGAATATATTTGGTAAATGGTTGATTTCAATTATTATAACTTTAGTAAGGTATAAGCACACATCATTATTACTTGAGTGGTTATGTACTTATGAGTATATATAGGGATGTGTTTGAGATGACTTATGTGATTGATTAGTTTTAACGTTGTTCTTTCTGATTTTGTCCGTGTTTATGTTTACCTGGGTCCAGTATTAATTTCAGAATTGTAAATATTCTGGTAAGGTTTATGTGTCTTTTTCTAGGCCCTATGTTACTACCTTAAACATGACATTTGTTCGTGAAATCTTTATAGTAGATTGGAGTAATGTTCATGTGTGTTTCATAAAAATTTCATGTAAAAGCAATAAATTTTCAATTTAAAAAATCACAGAGTGAGGACTATTTGAACCATTGTCTACTTTCTTTCTTTATTAGTGCATAGTATAATTTTATATTTGCCTAATTGTATATAACTGATAAATGAATTCTTGTCGTGATGGTAGCTATCTCACATGAAGCCCATGTTTACACTTGATGCTCTAAAAGGCCCTCTTAAGCGTGGATTGGACACTTATCATGCCAAGTATATTATGACCAGCTCTGTTGAGCCCATTTATCACGTTTTGTTTGGTGGTATGATCTTCTCTTATCTTTTTGCTCTTCCCGAGGAGCGTAGGCATCTTGAGCATCAGCAGCACGCCAAGGAAGGCGGCCATTGATTGCTCGATTCAGGTATGGGTTGAGTGGTTTTTATTTGgggtttttgtttttgtttttgtttcgAGATTGGATTATGATGTAAActtattgatttgatatgattcTGTTTTTTATTGTGTTTTACGAGTGTATTGTGATGTGTAGAGTGTAGGAGTTGATAAGGGTATAATTTGGGGGAGGAAACCTGATTTTTTTGATGTGTCTGTGATTGCGGGTTTTTTAAAGTTTGATTTGtttcatttatttataatttGTGTTTCTGGTGCTATTTTTGGTTGTGTTTTGTGATTGGATTGAGATGTGTACACTGTCCGAGTTGATAAGGGTAtaatttgggaagaaagggaaaaCCGAATTAATTTTCTGTTGTTGTAATTCCTTGTTTGATGTGTAGGATAATGTTACAATGTTGGTTGGTTTGGTGGGATGAACTGCAGTGAAATTAGGGAAAATGCAGAaatgatatttttttataatGAGTTTATGAAGGAAATGAGTAGGAAGGAGGAATGATAAATGTTATGTATTGGGTACTTGGTCATTTGTGTTTGTATTTGTTTTTGGTTGTGTTTTGAGATTGGATTCTAATGTGTCGAATGTAGGAGTTGATAAGGGTAGGATTCGGGGGGAGGAAACCCGATTAATATGATGTGATTGTGATTGTGGATTTGTTGAAGTATGATTTATCACATTTCTTTTGATTTGTATTGCTGGTATTGGTTTAGGTTGTGTTTTGTGAGTTGATTGAGTTATGTAGAATTTAGGAGTTGATTAGGTTAGATAGAATTGGAGAGGAAAACCTGAATAATTTTCTGTTCATGTAGTTTTCTGTGTAGGATAAAGTTAGCCACTTCGAATTGATGGTTGGTTTGGTGGGAAGAAATTGATTGAAACCGGGAAAATGCAGGAAATGATTTTTGTGAAGGAAATGAGTAGGAAGGAGGAATGATATATGTTATGTATT
This DNA window, taken from Apium graveolens cultivar Ventura unplaced genomic scaffold, ASM990537v1 ctg5263, whole genome shotgun sequence, encodes the following:
- the LOC141702513 gene encoding uncharacterized protein LOC141702513, whose product is MPRHRSNTDEGAHMMTQLADTLATLVGNQQNGPRSLISEFKRLTPPVFEGSTNPSEVDKWLQEMEKIFELLGSTDEQKVNLASYQLQGSAYDWWLIEKRCGENNEEEASRAYTWETFKESFKEKYFPRTVPAKLECDFIRLEQGEKQTVSEYEAEFARLAKYMPTLVAGEINRARRFEEGLRNEIKRHVAAFELNSYKMVLNKALIVERGLVGDE